The DNA segment CCCAGTGGAGATGCTCGAAAACAACCCGGTCGGCAAACTGTTTCTGATCGATTTGAATCTGATAGGCATCACCTGACTGATTTAGTTTGGCCAACAGGGCCGGTTCAGCTGTTTCTAAGGAATGACGCCGTTTACGAATCGTGGATGGCCTATCGCTCGACATCGTGTGTGTATCCAGTAATAACCGCGCATATTCGGTTACGCTGTACCAGATTGTATGTTGATGGATAACGTAGCGAATGGGCTGCATGTGACTGGTGCTTTATTGAATTAAACGGGCAACGCCAAAGGCAGCCGCAGCCGCCAACGCACCAATCAGCATCACCTTAAACGCCCCGCTAACAGGTGGCTGTCCAGTGACTTTGCTCTTGAAATAGCCGAAGACAAACAAACAGATCAGGGTCAGTCCGCACGAATACAGCAGGGCCTCATGCGGGCTGGCAAGCAGGAAATAAGGGGATAGCGGCACCAGTCCCCCAGCTACGTAGGAAAGCCCGATGGTTAGCGCACTTTTCGTGGCCCGGTTGGGGTCCGGCTCGTCAAGCCCCAGTTCATACTGCATCATGAAGTCCACCGCACCGGCGGCCCGGCCACTTGGTTTTATCCTTCGCCAGTTCATCGGCGATAGTCGTTTACAAGGCCGGACTCAAGCCCATCTCGGCAAAGACTTTCCGAACTTCTTCTTTTTCTCGCTCGGGAACGGTTTCCACTTCCATCATCTCCCGCCGACGTTCCGACTCATAATGGTCGGCTTCGGTACGTCCCGCCAGGTAGCCACCCAAGCCCATGGCAATCGATCCGGCTACGATTTCGGCAATACCTGCCGTAACGACCAGGGATGAATCGGCCACGGCACCGCTCAGACCTGCGGCCAGCGCAAAGGGAACCGTCAAGCCGTCCGACATACCAATAACGATGTCGGAAATCATGGCTGAACTGCGGAGATGCTGTTCATGGTGGATATAACCCGTATCTGCCATCTAGTTAGGAATGAATTACGTGTTGCGTTCGCCTGCGATGGGTACGGTAAACCAGCCAGTCAGAGACCAATTGGTTACTGATGAAGAAATGGCGGCTTCGTAGGTTCGCAAACCAACGCCCGATACCACTCCAGGGCGGTAACGGGCATTGATTCATTAGTTTCTATGCATCAAGACGCTATTCGTCTTTAACATCGTACCGGTCTAGCATCATCACCTTGTTCCAGGCCGCCACGAAATCATGTACAAAACGTTCTTGTGCATCATCCGCCCCGTACACTTCGGCGATGTTACGCAGCTGCGCATTGGACCCAAAAATCAGATCGCACCGGGTGGCCGTGTACTTGACATCGCCACTCTTCCGATCCCGGATGTTGAAGAACATCTCCTGCGGATCCTGAGGAAACCACACATAATCCATGCTGGTCAACACCTGAAAAAAGTCGTTGGTCAGCTGCCCCGGACGGTCCGTAAACACCCCGTGCTTCGAGTAATCGTAATTCTGGTCCAGCACCCGCAGGCCACCCACTAGTACCGTCCACTCCGGCGCGGTTAGCGTCAGCAACTGAGCCCGGTCCAGGAAGATCCGCTCGGGAGGCACCCGGTAGCCTACGTTGTCATTATGGTAATTCTTGAAACCGTCCGACACCGGCTTGAGCCAGTTGAAGCTTTCCACATCGGTCAGTTCCAGAGTCGTATCGACGCGGCCCGGCGTAAACGGAACGCTCACCGCAACACCCGCATCATGAGCCGCTTTTTCAACGGCCACGCAGCCACCCAGTACGATCAGATCAGCCAGTGAAACGCGTTTGTTGCCCGACTGGCTGCTGACAAAGTCGCTCTGAATACCGCGCAATGTCTGCAACACCCGGTTCAGTTCGTCGGGTCGGTTGAGTTCCCAGCTGTTCTGGGGTTCCAGACTGATGCGGGCCCCGTTGGCACCACCCCGCTTGTCCGAGTGGCGATACACCGAGGCCGCCGACCAGGCCGCCGATACCAGCGCCGACACGGTGAGACCACTGTTCAGGATGTGCTGCTTCAGGGTAGCGATATCAGCCTCGTCGATCAGCTCGTAATCCCGGTCGGGTCGGGGGTCCTGCCAGATCATGTCATCGGCGGGTACTTCGGGACCCAGGTAGCGTTCTTTTGGGCCCATATCCCGGTGCGTCAGCTTGTACCAGGCTCTTGAAAACGCGTCCGTGAAGTAATCGAAATCAGATAGGAACTTCTCGCATATTTTGCGGTATTCCGGGTCTACCTTGAGCGCGATGTCGGAGGTCATCATCATCAGATTATTCAGCTGACCAGCGACGTGAGCATCCGGCGTTTTAGGCGCGGTTGGATCAATTGGCGTCCATTGGGTCGAACCAGCCGGACTTTCCACCTTCTTCCAGTCGAACGTGAGCAGGTTCTCCAGGTACGAGTTGTCCCACTGGGTAGGATGCTGGGTCCAGGAACCCTCGATCCCATTCGTCATGGTGTTCACGCCGTTGCCCGAACCAACCGGATTGTGCCAGCCAAAGCCCTGTGCGTGAATGGGGGCAGCTTCGGGAGCTGCGCCGATCTTTTCCGGGGCCACCATGCCGTGACTCTTACCGAAGGCGTGTCCACCGGCAATCAGGGCTACCGTTTCTTCATCGCCCATGGCCATCCGGGCAAACGATTCGCGAATTTCGCGGGCTGAATCCTGCGGATCACCGTTGTTGGCCGGTCCTTCCGGGTTCACGTAAATCAGCGCCTGGTGAGTAGCGGCCAGCGGGTTTTCCAGATCGTAGTGGGCATCTTTGGGTTGACCCACCCAGCGCAAGTTGTTGTTTACCATCTCGTCGGGGTGGCCTTTGTGGTTGGCCGATGCCGGCACCTGATCGACGGGTTTGCCGCCCCAGAACTCAGGCCCCCAGTACGTACTGCGGTCGGGCTCCCAGGCATCCCGGCGTCCGCCCCCGAAGCCAAACGTAGGGAAATTCATAATTTCGAGCGCGCAGTTGCCGGTCAATACAATCAGATCGGCCCAGGACAACGACGCCCCGTATTTTTTCTTGATGGGCCACAGCAACCGGCGTGACTTGTCGGTATTGCCGTTATCCCACCAGGAGTTGATGGGTGCAAACCGCTGCATGGCTTGTCCCGCGCCCCCTCGTCCGTCGGCAATGCGGTAGGTACCCGCCGAGTGCCAGGCCATGCGAATCATTTGCGGCCCATAGTTGGCGTAGTCGGCGGGCCACCAATCCTGCGAATCGACGAGCAGCGCTTTGATATCCTGCTTCAATTGCGGAAAGTCAATCTTGTTGAACAGTTCTTTGTAACTCTCGTCGCTCAGGGGATTGGCCGCTGGCTGATCCTGGTGAAGCAATTCAACCGGCAGGCGGTTGGGCCACCAGTCGTCAATCTGGGGGGCGGTTCCCAGGGCACCGCCTACGCGGGTACCTCTGAATGGGCATTGCTCAAGTCCTTCGGGATTATCAATGAAGTTCATCGTGAATTTTTGTAATGAATAAACCGGTGTACTAATTAAAAAAAGGTAGTGTAGTGATGGGATCGGATAGCCGACGCTTTACTGCATGTGTACGCGGAACTGCCAAACCTGCTTGTCCAGCATATAACTTAGGTCCTGAAATTTATTGGATGTAACCTCGTCGCCATTTTTGGCCGTGCTTTCTACCCGTTGACGGACGCGTTTAGCGATAGTAAAAATGCGCTCGGTCATAATGGCCAATACCTGCCGATCTGACAGGAAGCCAGCCGGAAACTTGGGCAGGCTGGCGGTCTGCACAATGGTCTCAGTGCGTCCATCGGTCGGAATACCGATCTGAAGCTGCCGCTCGGCCAGCAAATCAGCCTGTTGGCGGTACGTATCAGCGTACTCCTGCAATTGTTCATGCAACGGTAAATAAAGTGGTCCGCGCAGGTTCCAGTGTGACTGTTTAGCGTCGTGGAAAAGCTCCAGCAGCTCAACTACGGTGGCCTGTAGATCAGTGTTGATGGCGGCCCGCTTTTCGGCTTCCAGGGGAATCCACTGATCCGCCTTTTCATTTCGATAATTACCTAAGTCCGATCCGGATGAACCACCCGGTGCAGGGGCTACCCCGGTAGGGTTAGGCGGGGTTGTTTCGGCGTTACGCCGGGTTTGCGCCAGAACAGGTTGAGCGACTAATACCAGGACAAATACACCACTGGCAACACACATTTTCAGTTTACTAATCTGAAATTTCATAACAATTGAAAAAACTGAGTTTAAAAATGAATTGTTTATAGAATAGGAACTTGGTATTCATGTTGGAAGAGTTAGTTGGTCGCCGGGGGATTGGGGACTGATTCGGCGCGCAACTCAGTGTGCCTGATGAGGCCACCCAAACGGCCTACATTGGCCATCAGGCCAAAGGTGATGATCGACAGAATGAAGATCAGCACAGGTAAAAACCGCAGCTGTTTTGCCCGTTGCCAACTCAGGGTTAGTAGCGACAGGAGTGCCGTCAGGTACATACCGATGTTGGCTATGTCGGCGGCTTCTTCGTGTACGTGTAGTCGTGGTCGGTCGAGTGCATGAATCGACTTCAGGTAGTGTTCCGCGCTCTCACCCGTCTGGTTTGTGACTACCGTAGTGATACCCATCAGAACAAACAGACCAAAACTAAGCTGAATGACAGACGCCTGGCGACGGATAAGGCCATAGCCCAGCACGATGGTCGCCAGTAGGCTACCAACAATTGGGAAGTGATTCACCAGCAGGTGCCAGTGTGCTCCATTGAGATGCATACGAAATGAATTTTTAGGGTAAATGGGTATACAATAAGCTGAAGATGGTCAGCCGGGTGCAGAACTCATTGGTGCGGTTGGCATCAACGAGACAGACTAGTCAGCGGTGTCCAGTACGCCTAAGCGAACAGGATAACTACTACCCAGAGCGCGGTAAATCCGGTCTCGAAGGCTACTAAACAGTAAATAATCCGTAAAAAGACAGCGATTGGGTCAGGCGAGCAACCATACCACACGTTTTGTATGGGCACACTTCGGCCAGGGGCATACTACAAACTACGCTCGGGGGGGATTGATCAGGGCGAAAACCGCCAGAAAGGCATATAGGTCCGCCTTACGGAAGAAACCAGCTCTGGCCAAAATCAGCCAGTGTACGGGCGAAATAGCCACCAACTGAACCGCGTTCGGAGTGTAAACCGATACGGAATGACTGCTGGAAGGAAGATTCTGGTGTGAATGGTTTGGATGCTTCTGGTGCTCAGAATTAGCCCCGTAATGCATCTTAAGGAACTCCGTAAAGCTCAGGCTTGGATCGGCCTGTCGGTGTTGCTGAAAGTGCAGCATCAGATCGCCCCAGTGGGCCGACTGATCAATGCCAAAGCCGGGGAGCAAACTCCCACCCAGCATCCAGCACGCTAACACAATAGCAATAAACGATCTCATACTGACTCAACATTACTGTTAGGTGAAAGTTTCAACATTTGTTAATTTGGAAATAGACTAAAATGATTGGGTTACTCATGCTAGTAATATCTGTTAGCTATTTATCGACTACATGGCTTTATGGTTAACTAGTCGCCAGGTATACCACCTTGACCTCCGATCAGTTTGCCAGATTGTCTACAAAGGTTATGTCAAAAATTACCCCATTGTTCCAAAGCAAACCACCGTTTGTTTAAAAATACATCGTTTCGGGTTTAGCGTGTTTGCGGAGTATGGGCCCTTCAGAATACCACGCGGATAAGTTAATAGCTATCCAGTCAGCACGCCACCGCAGCGCAATACACGGGCAAACGGTTCCAGAGCCCCTTCACTGCCTTTACGCTGAAGCGGCCCGGAAGCAAGCCCTACGAAGCGGGGTTATCCTGATTCATAGATCAACCAAGTCACCACGGAAAAGTGGGTCTACCAGTTGAACAATCGCCGGAAGTCCAGCGGGGACAGGTTAGTCTTCATGTCAAAATAGCTTGCTGAACGACTGCGGATGTTCAAAGCCAAGCCGGTAAGCGATCTCGGCAATCAAGCGTGAAGTAGCGCTCAATAAATCTTTCAACTGTTCGATAACCGCCTGTCGATCATAGTGATGTGTAGTCTGCCCTGTGAGCGGATCTAGAATATTCTAGCATGTCGCTTTAGTTACGGGCGGATACTGCGAGCTGCTATACTGCACGGATGGCAAACCGTTTTTCTGGCCTCGTGAGCTATACGTTTTAAAAGATAAAAGGGTGCAACACGCGTCTTACCCCTCTCTCTGCCAAATTAAATTGGTCTGCTTGAGGCTCCCTATTTCTTCTGCACGGTTGCCTGCAGTTCGTGAGGATAACTCATGGCAATAGCGCTAGTCTCATCCAGATTCCTCACATAGAAGCGTACAGATTATCACATACGCATGAGTTGGGCCTTTAATCCTGCCCGTTTTCACTGGACGCGTTCTCCGGGGCAATACCATTATCTCACTTCTTCCACAGAACGCATCCAGTGTGAGAGAGCAAACCTACTCGCTCAGACACGAGTGGAGAAGTCAAAACGATTGCCAACCCTTCCCAATTGACGGCCAGTGTGGGGTAAGTCGCTTTGAATAAAATGTCGCTCCTGAACAAGCCCACTAAAGCGTGGTTTATCTAAAAACACCCCTGCTCCCAATTTCTTTTTAACTACAACGAGGCCACCCAATGTTCGATTCCGTTTCGCTCCTAGCCTTAGGCCTAATTTTCGTGGCAGCGGCAGTCGTTGTTTGGCGGGCGGGTATAACCTTGTCAAACACCACGGATGCGCTCGACAAACATTTCGGCCTGGGCGACGCGCTGGGAGGAATCATCGTGTTGGCGATCGTGACCAATCTACCCGAAATTGCCATTACCGTGAGCGCGGCCATGAGTAATAAAGTCGAACTGGCGGTGGGAAATATTTTGGGGGGTATCGCCCTACAAACGCTGGTACTGGTGCTCCTCGATGCAGTCGGCGTTGGTAAGCAGGACACACTGACGGCCAAGCAGTCGTCATTGACGCCAGTGCTGGAAGGGTCGCTGGTGATTGCCATGTTGACGCTCGTGGTCATGGGTCATCAGTTGCCTGGTGACCTTGTCTTCGCGCGCCTGACGCCCGACAGTGTGTTGCTCGTGGGCACTTGGGTAGTTGGCGTATGGCTTATTGGCCGAGCTCACAAGGGCCTGCCCTGGCAAATCAACTCGCCGGTGCAGGCTGCTCAAAAAGAGCCCACCGGGGCTAATAAGCGCAGTATAGGTCAAACGCTATGGCTGTTTGGTCTAGCGGCACTGGCGACGCTGGCGGGCGGAGTGATGCTGGAGGAGAGTGGGGATGCGATGGCCAAACAACTGGGGATGGACGGGGTACTCTTTGGGGCAACGGTACTGGCAGCCGCCACCTCCCTGCCCGAAGTATCGACGGGGCTGGCTTCTATCAGAAACAAGAATTATACGCTGGCCGTCAGCGATATATTTGGTGGAAACGCCTTCCTGCCCGTCTTATTGGTGTTGGCAACGGTTGTTTCGGGGAAGCCCGTACTGCCTACCGCTCAAAAAAGCGATATGTATCTTACTGGCCTGGGAATTCTGGTTACTATTCCCTACATCTTTGGGGCCTTGTTTCGCCCCAAACGCCAGATAGCCCGCATGGGACTGGACTCATTCGTTGTACTGCTTATTTACCTTTTTGGTGCAATCGGCCTTTTCGTCATCGCCCGTAAATAGCCCGCTCTACCTCTGCTAAAGCGGTCTTTGAGACTCGGTCATATCTAGTATGATTAGCTTGTAAGGTAATAAAACAGCCCCGCATCCAAGTAAGCCAACCGCCTATGAACGCATGAATAAAATGATTACCCTAGCCTGGCGCATTGGGTTGGAATTACCTGCGGGCGGTGATTGCCGATCAGTATTTAGCCATGCCCCTTCGTCTCATAAAGGAGCGATTTACGAGAGCCTGAATACTAGACGGATCTACACAAGATTAATCTGGTGGGGACTGGGCGATCCGGTTATGTAACAACTTCACAACTAACTAATTGAAGGAATCACGAAAGGCGACCGGAGAGGAGTCCGTCTTCGTTTTAAACAACTTGCTGAACGATTGGGGGTGCTCAAAACCTAGTTTGTACGCAATTTCACTAATCGACAACCTTGTTGTTGATAGCAGTTCTTTGGCCTTACCAATGAGCTTCTCATGGATATGTTGTTGCGCGTTTTGCCCCGTCAGCGTTTTGAGCAGACTACTCAGGTAGGTAGGCGACAAATGGAGTTCCTGGGCCAGATAGCCCACCGTTGGCAAGCCCGATTTGATCAGTTCATCACCCGCAAAATAGGCCTCCAGCAGGGCCTCGAATCGGTCCAGTAACGCGTGGTTGATCGTTCGGCGGGTGATAAATTGCCGTTGGTAAAACCGGTTCGAATAGTTAAGTAATACCTCGAGTTGGGCAACGAGGATGGCCTGACTGAACTTGTCGATGGGCGTTTGATAATCCCGCTGAATCTGCTGGAGGAGGGCAACGACCATGGATTCTTCCGTGTCCGATAAAAACAGCGCTTCCCGAATGGAATAATCAAAATACTCGTAGGTTCGAATCCCTTTGGCCAGGGAAGTACCCCATAGAAAATCGGGGTGAATCATTAATAGCCAACCGGTATGCTCATGGACTTCCTCATCTGTAATCGTAAGCACTTGGCCCGGCGCCAGAAAGACCATCACCCCTTCCGCAAAGTCGATCGGCTGTTGGCCATACTTTATCGGCCCGTTGACGTTTCGTTTCAGCGCAATGCAGTAGAAGTTATTGACTAGGCTTCGGGGCTTTTCCGTTCGCCCTGGTTTTATATCTTCGAACCGGACCACGCTAATCAGTGGATGACTTGGTTTGGGAATATTGGCCAGTTGATGATAGGCAGATATGGTATCGATCCGGTAAGGCGGCTGGGTGGACATGATTCGACGGGTTTACGGCCCCTAACTTGCTTTCGTGTAAAGCTAAAACGTTTTGGTTAGCGAGTATACAGCAATCGTAACCCTTCATAAAGTGGCGTCGGCTTTCGGCCCAACAGCCTTTCCAGATCAGGGCTGACAAGGTCTTCCTGCCCATTGGCAATGTCCATGATAAACCCGGTAATCCGCCGAGCCATCACCTCCGGCAGACCGCGTTGGATTAGTCCGGCTTCAAACGTAGCGGGTTCGGCGGGGGAGTAAACAACAGACTGGCCGGATAGCTTGGTCAGGGCATCGGCTATATCATAAAACGAGTAAGACTCACTGCCTGTCAAGCGATACGTTGTGCTGCCCTGATCGTTCTTGACCAAAGCATTCGCTATCGCTTCACCCATCTCGCTTCGTAACGCCAGAGCAACTCTACCCTGCC comes from the Spirosoma agri genome and includes:
- the katG gene encoding catalase/peroxidase HPI, producing the protein MNFIDNPEGLEQCPFRGTRVGGALGTAPQIDDWWPNRLPVELLHQDQPAANPLSDESYKELFNKIDFPQLKQDIKALLVDSQDWWPADYANYGPQMIRMAWHSAGTYRIADGRGGAGQAMQRFAPINSWWDNGNTDKSRRLLWPIKKKYGASLSWADLIVLTGNCALEIMNFPTFGFGGGRRDAWEPDRSTYWGPEFWGGKPVDQVPASANHKGHPDEMVNNNLRWVGQPKDAHYDLENPLAATHQALIYVNPEGPANNGDPQDSAREIRESFARMAMGDEETVALIAGGHAFGKSHGMVAPEKIGAAPEAAPIHAQGFGWHNPVGSGNGVNTMTNGIEGSWTQHPTQWDNSYLENLLTFDWKKVESPAGSTQWTPIDPTAPKTPDAHVAGQLNNLMMMTSDIALKVDPEYRKICEKFLSDFDYFTDAFSRAWYKLTHRDMGPKERYLGPEVPADDMIWQDPRPDRDYELIDEADIATLKQHILNSGLTVSALVSAAWSAASVYRHSDKRGGANGARISLEPQNSWELNRPDELNRVLQTLRGIQSDFVSSQSGNKRVSLADLIVLGGCVAVEKAAHDAGVAVSVPFTPGRVDTTLELTDVESFNWLKPVSDGFKNYHNDNVGYRVPPERIFLDRAQLLTLTAPEWTVLVGGLRVLDQNYDYSKHGVFTDRPGQLTNDFFQVLTSMDYVWFPQDPQEMFFNIRDRKSGDVKYTATRCDLIFGSNAQLRNIAEVYGADDAQERFVHDFVAAWNKVMMLDRYDVKDE
- a CDS encoding Dps family protein, with amino-acid sequence MKFQISKLKMCVASGVFVLVLVAQPVLAQTRRNAETTPPNPTGVAPAPGGSSGSDLGNYRNEKADQWIPLEAEKRAAINTDLQATVVELLELFHDAKQSHWNLRGPLYLPLHEQLQEYADTYRQQADLLAERQLQIGIPTDGRTETIVQTASLPKFPAGFLSDRQVLAIMTERIFTIAKRVRQRVESTAKNGDEVTSNKFQDLSYMLDKQVWQFRVHMQ
- a CDS encoding helix-turn-helix transcriptional regulator translates to MKDLLSATSRLIAEIAYRLGFEHPQSFSKLF
- a CDS encoding sodium:calcium antiporter — its product is MFDSVSLLALGLIFVAAAVVVWRAGITLSNTTDALDKHFGLGDALGGIIVLAIVTNLPEIAITVSAAMSNKVELAVGNILGGIALQTLVLVLLDAVGVGKQDTLTAKQSSLTPVLEGSLVIAMLTLVVMGHQLPGDLVFARLTPDSVLLVGTWVVGVWLIGRAHKGLPWQINSPVQAAQKEPTGANKRSIGQTLWLFGLAALATLAGGVMLEESGDAMAKQLGMDGVLFGATVLAAATSLPEVSTGLASIRNKNYTLAVSDIFGGNAFLPVLLVLATVVSGKPVLPTAQKSDMYLTGLGILVTIPYIFGALFRPKRQIARMGLDSFVVLLIYLFGAIGLFVIARK
- a CDS encoding helix-turn-helix domain-containing protein, with amino-acid sequence MSTQPPYRIDTISAYHQLANIPKPSHPLISVVRFEDIKPGRTEKPRSLVNNFYCIALKRNVNGPIKYGQQPIDFAEGVMVFLAPGQVLTITDEEVHEHTGWLLMIHPDFLWGTSLAKGIRTYEYFDYSIREALFLSDTEESMVVALLQQIQRDYQTPIDKFSQAILVAQLEVLLNYSNRFYQRQFITRRTINHALLDRFEALLEAYFAGDELIKSGLPTVGYLAQELHLSPTYLSSLLKTLTGQNAQQHIHEKLIGKAKELLSTTRLSISEIAYKLGFEHPQSFSKLFKTKTDSSPVAFRDSFN